The following is a genomic window from Verrucosispora sp. WMMD573.
GGCGCCCAACCTGTCCCGGACAAGCTGGCGGTCGTCCCGACGGGAGGCGGCAAGGCCGGCGACGACCCGGCCGGCGACCGCCCGACCGGCGACCGCCCGAGCGGTGACCGCCCGACCGGACAGGATGCCGAGCCGGCGACGAAGCCGGTGGCGGAACCGGTCACCACTGTCGAGGGCCCGTCGCCGACCCGCCCGGCGGCCGAGCCGACCAGCGCCGACGGCGGTACCGCGAGCGAAGGGCTGGACGGCGAGCCGACGGTGGCCGCCGTTCCCGGCGAAGGCGGCCGGGACGCCACCCCGACGAAGATCACCAGTACCGGCGAGAACGGCAAGCGCCCCACCAAGCCCACCACCGACGAGCGCAGCGCCAAACCCAGCAAAGTCACCTCCGACTAACCTCCCACCGGCCACCGGCCACCGGCCACCGGCCACCGGCCACCGGCGATCATGCAGTTATGGTCCTTGATTTGTCCGTTACCGCGTGGTTTGTCACGGCCACAACTGCATGATCGGCGCGCAATCCGAAGGGGTCGGGGCCGCTCGCAAGGGGATGCGAGCGGCTCCCGCCTGAACTCGTCCGCGCCCTCCGGGCCACGACCGAATCCGGCATGGCTGACAGTCTGGTGACCGGACCACTACTGTCTGAAGGTATCGAGGCTGGTGGTGGCCCTGGTGCGCACCGGGAGCCGCCGCCGAGAGATTCCGAGTGGTTCTCGGCAGATGGTGGTGGAGGCAGTGTGGAACAGACGACGGCGGATCTGATCCGGTCACAGCTACGCCGGCTGCGGGTCGCCGCCGGGCACACCCAGGAGGAGTTCGGCAAGCTGGTGCACTACTCGGGGTCCATGGTCTCCGCCGTCGAGACCGGCACCCGACCGTACGATCGTCAGCTCCTGGCCCGGGCCGACGAGGTGCTGACCTCCGGCGGCCTGCTGGCGTCGCTGCTGCGGATCGCCGAGCGGGAGGGGCAGCCGTCCTGGTTCCTGCCCTGGCTGGACGCCGAACGCCAGGCCCGGCAGCTCCGGGTCTTCCAGCCGACGCTGGTCCCGGCGCTGCTCCAGACCGAGGGCTACGCCCGCGCGGTTATCCGCTCCGACGACCTGCTCAGCGATGAGGAGGTGGAGCAGCGGGTGGCCACC
Proteins encoded in this region:
- a CDS encoding helix-turn-helix transcriptional regulator: MEQTTADLIRSQLRRLRVAAGHTQEEFGKLVHYSGSMVSAVETGTRPYDRQLLARADEVLTSGGLLASLLRIAEREGQPSWFLPWLDAERQARQLRVFQPTLVPALLQTEGYARAVIRSDDLLSDEEVEQRVATRLDRQAILTQPDPPQLIAVVDEAILHRRDQRLQALMAHQIEHLIAAAERPNISVHVVPLSVGLHVGLYGSFSLARNVDGGWVASQETQLTASPTDNEANLATLLARWETVRNEALSRQQSVELLNEMVKSWP